In Bradyrhizobium erythrophlei, a single genomic region encodes these proteins:
- a CDS encoding class I SAM-dependent methyltransferase yields the protein MTIDVIDLRDFYSQRLGIVARRLINRGIHARWPEAEGQRVLGIGYPTPYLGLFRDSSERCIALMPAAQGVLKWPTARPTLASLVDELSLPLPDAAVDRILLVHALEMSDDPEALLREVWRVLAPSGRMMAVIPNRRSVWTRTDSTPFGHGRPYSRSQITQLLRQTWFTPIGWGEALFVPPVAAGWFLRSAMAWERLGASISMPFAGVHIVEATKQVYRAIPAHRERTRLIPALPPVLVPSSFQRDEK from the coding sequence ATGACTATCGATGTGATCGACCTGAGGGATTTCTACTCCCAGCGCCTGGGTATCGTGGCGCGGCGGTTGATCAATCGCGGCATCCATGCGCGCTGGCCGGAAGCCGAAGGCCAACGCGTCTTGGGCATCGGCTATCCGACGCCGTATCTCGGCCTGTTTCGCGATTCTTCCGAACGCTGCATCGCCCTCATGCCGGCGGCGCAGGGCGTGCTGAAATGGCCGACGGCGCGGCCGACCCTGGCGTCGCTGGTCGATGAGTTGTCGTTGCCGCTGCCAGACGCGGCCGTCGACCGCATTCTGCTGGTTCACGCGCTCGAAATGTCCGACGATCCGGAGGCGCTGTTGCGCGAGGTGTGGCGGGTGCTGGCGCCGTCAGGCCGCATGATGGCGGTGATTCCAAACCGGCGCAGCGTGTGGACCCGCACGGACAGCACGCCGTTCGGCCACGGCCGGCCGTATTCGCGCTCGCAGATCACGCAACTGTTGCGGCAGACGTGGTTCACGCCGATCGGGTGGGGCGAGGCTCTGTTCGTGCCGCCGGTCGCGGCCGGCTGGTTTTTGCGCTCGGCGATGGCGTGGGAGCGCCTCGGCGCTTCGATCTCGATGCCCTTTGCGGGCGTTCACATCGTAGAAGCCACCAAGCAGGTTTACCGCGCTATCCCCGCACACCGCGAACGCACCCGCCTGATACCGGCGTTGCCGCCGGTACTGGTGCCATCGTCATTTCAACGTGACGAGAAATAG
- a CDS encoding DUF4167 domain-containing protein: protein MRNGQNNKRMRNRNNNNNNNNNNRRGQNPMTRVFESNGPDIKIRGTASHVAEKYVQLARDARSSGDPVAAENYYQHAEHYFRLIAAAHEQFRQNQPQPRADADVSAEEGEEEDGFSSSFGQEPGFVPVQQQQPFQRDNGQRDSGQRDRDHQQSYQSREQQQPREHREPRNQPSFQQQPQPPMPDNGGVDRLPSFITGPQPQINGGHSGFEGNGGERERFPRRRRRPQGPRPEGMAAAPAAPGDDFNPGNE from the coding sequence ATGAGAAACGGTCAAAACAACAAGCGGATGCGTAACCGGAACAACAATAATAACAACAACAACAATAACCGGCGTGGCCAGAACCCGATGACCCGGGTGTTCGAATCCAACGGACCCGACATCAAGATTCGCGGCACGGCCTCTCACGTCGCCGAAAAATACGTGCAGCTTGCGCGCGATGCGCGCTCCTCCGGCGATCCGGTCGCGGCGGAAAACTACTATCAGCACGCCGAGCACTACTTCCGCCTGATTGCGGCGGCTCATGAGCAATTCCGACAGAATCAGCCGCAGCCCCGCGCCGATGCCGATGTGTCTGCCGAAGAGGGCGAGGAAGAGGATGGTTTTTCGAGCAGCTTCGGCCAGGAGCCGGGCTTCGTCCCCGTCCAGCAACAGCAGCCTTTTCAGCGCGACAACGGTCAGCGGGACAGTGGTCAGCGGGATCGCGATCATCAGCAGTCGTATCAATCGCGCGAGCAGCAACAGCCGCGTGAGCATCGCGAGCCGCGCAATCAGCCGTCATTCCAGCAACAGCCACAACCTCCGATGCCGGATAATGGCGGCGTCGATCGCCTGCCCTCCTTCATCACCGGACCGCAGCCGCAGATCAACGGCGGCCACTCCGGCTTCGAGGGCAATGGTGGCGAACGCGAACGTTTTCCGCGCCGTCGCCGTCGTCCGCAAGGGCCACGCCCGGAAGGAATGGCCGCGGCGCCTGCAGCACCCGGCGACGATTTCAATCCGGGAAATGAATAG
- the prmC gene encoding peptide chain release factor N(5)-glutamine methyltransferase, with protein MTASAAFAGESVEAARRALAARLRQHGIDSADLDARLLAGAVFGLDLTGMIAATTRIVTPDEAMRLEDFLHRRTAGEPVARILGTKEFWGLNLQLSPATLVPRPDTETVVELALETCRDQPHIDGRRRIADIGTGSGAILLALLSELPKATGVGTDISLEALRTARDNAARVGLAPRASFVVCNYAAALSGTFDLIVSNPPYIRSADIAGLEREVREYDPARALDGGSDGLDAYRAIAPEAARLLAPGGVLIVEAGYGQSGPITDLMVTSGLTPDLPPKADLAGIPRAVSGRKLPR; from the coding sequence GTGACGGCATCTGCCGCTTTCGCGGGCGAGAGCGTCGAGGCCGCACGGCGCGCGTTGGCAGCAAGGCTCAGACAGCACGGCATCGACTCGGCTGACCTCGATGCGCGTCTGCTGGCGGGTGCTGTATTCGGCCTCGATCTCACCGGAATGATCGCAGCCACGACGCGAATCGTGACACCGGACGAAGCGATGCGTCTTGAAGATTTTCTGCACCGGCGCACTGCCGGCGAGCCGGTCGCGCGGATTCTTGGCACCAAGGAGTTTTGGGGTCTGAACTTGCAATTGTCGCCGGCCACATTGGTGCCGAGGCCGGACACGGAAACCGTCGTCGAGCTCGCGCTTGAAACCTGTCGCGACCAACCTCACATAGATGGCAGGCGACGCATCGCCGACATCGGTACCGGCTCGGGTGCCATCCTTCTTGCGTTGCTATCCGAGCTTCCGAAAGCAACCGGCGTCGGCACCGATATCAGCCTCGAGGCCTTGCGTACGGCGCGTGACAACGCAGCACGCGTCGGCCTTGCTCCACGCGCGTCATTTGTCGTGTGCAACTACGCGGCGGCCCTGTCGGGGACGTTCGACCTGATCGTGTCGAACCCGCCTTACATTCGCTCGGCCGACATCGCCGGCCTTGAGCGGGAGGTGCGCGAATATGACCCAGCCCGCGCCCTGGACGGCGGTTCGGATGGCCTTGATGCCTACCGCGCGATTGCACCTGAAGCCGCCCGCCTTCTGGCACCCGGTGGCGTGCTGATCGTCGAGGCAGGATATGGCCAAAGCGGCCCTATAACCGATTTGATGGTGACCTCCGGGTTAACGCCCGACCTGCCGCCCAAGGCCGATCTGGCAGGCATCCCGCGGGCTGTCTCGGGGCGGAAACTGCCCCGATAA
- the prfA gene encoding peptide chain release factor 1, translated as MSTLPEAKLDVLLAHHASLEAQLLGQVSSEDYVRITRELAELNPLIDAVKLYRAARGELADTESLIADAAIDPEMRSMAGAERETLQAHIGELEQKIRVALLPKDAMDDRNVVLEIRAGTGGDEASLFAGDLFRMYERFAGLQGWKVDVISASEGTVGGYKEIIAEVQGRGAFAKLKFESGVHRVQRVPDTETQGRIHTSAATVAVLPEVEDVDVDIKNEDLRIETMRAQGAGGQHVNKTESAIRITHIPTGIVVMMQDSRSQHKNRASAMNILRSRIYDAERQRIDAVRSADRKEKVGSGDRSERIRTYNFPQGRVTDHRINLTLYKLPQVIAGESLSELIDALTTEHQAAQLAAQGAAA; from the coding sequence ATGTCGACGTTACCCGAAGCCAAACTGGACGTTCTGCTGGCGCACCACGCCTCCCTCGAAGCACAATTGCTGGGCCAGGTGAGCTCGGAAGACTATGTGCGGATCACGCGCGAGCTTGCCGAGCTCAATCCGCTGATCGATGCCGTCAAACTCTATCGCGCCGCGCGCGGCGAGCTCGCTGACACCGAAAGCCTGATTGCGGATGCAGCGATCGATCCGGAAATGCGCAGCATGGCCGGAGCCGAGCGCGAGACCTTGCAGGCGCATATCGGCGAACTGGAGCAGAAGATCCGCGTCGCTTTGTTGCCGAAGGACGCGATGGACGATCGCAACGTGGTGCTGGAAATCCGCGCCGGCACCGGCGGCGACGAAGCGTCGCTGTTCGCCGGCGACCTGTTCCGCATGTACGAGCGCTTCGCCGGTTTGCAGGGCTGGAAGGTCGACGTGATTTCGGCGAGCGAAGGCACGGTCGGCGGCTACAAGGAAATCATCGCCGAGGTACAGGGCCGCGGCGCTTTCGCCAAACTGAAATTCGAATCCGGCGTGCATCGGGTACAGCGGGTGCCCGACACCGAAACGCAAGGACGCATCCACACTTCTGCGGCAACGGTTGCGGTGCTGCCGGAGGTCGAGGACGTCGACGTCGACATCAAGAACGAGGATTTGCGAATCGAGACCATGCGCGCGCAAGGCGCCGGCGGTCAGCATGTCAACAAGACCGAATCCGCGATCCGCATCACCCATATTCCAACCGGCATCGTCGTGATGATGCAGGACAGCCGGTCGCAGCACAAAAACCGCGCATCGGCGATGAACATCCTGCGTTCGCGCATTTACGACGCCGAGCGCCAGCGCATCGATGCGGTGCGCTCGGCCGATCGCAAGGAGAAGGTCGGCTCCGGCGATCGCTCTGAGCGCATCCGCACCTACAACTTTCCGCAAGGCCGCGTCACCGATCACCGCATCAACCTGACGCTCTACAAACTGCCGCAGGTGATTGCCGGCGAAAGCTTGAGCGAACTGATCGATGCGCTGACGACCGAGCATCAGGCCGCGCAACTGGCGGCGCAAGGTGCGGCGGCGTGA
- the ptsP gene encoding phosphoenolpyruvate--protein phosphotransferase: MRSASGGPRVLLRRLRETMAEQVSAQERLDKIVVLIAANMVAEVCSVYVLRVDNTLELYATEGLNRDAVHRTVLSAHEGLVGLVASEATPLNLNDAQSHPAFSFRPETGEEIYHSFLGVPILRAGNTLGVLVVQNRAKRTYVEEEVEALQTTAMVLAEMIASGELSSLAQPGAEPAARHSLHKVGAILSDGIALGHVVLHEPRVVITNYIAEDLPKEVKRLDAALAKLRADLDRMLERGDVADGGEHRDVLEAYRMFANDHGWSHKLHEAVATGLTAEAAVERVQSDTRARMLRSTDPYLRDRLHDLEDLGHRLMRQLVGQDHAPSREQLPDNAILIARAMGPAALLDYDRKRLRGLVLEEGTANSHVSIVARALGIPAVGEVPNAPGIADPGDAIIVDGTSGSIYVRPSAEIEAAYAERVRFRARRQAQYSALRDKPCVTKDGQPVELLINAGLAIDLPHIDDTGSAGIGLFRTELQFMVGQSLPRTSDQLALYRTVLDAAGSKPVTFRTLDIGGDKALPYMESVIEENPALGWRAIRLGLDRPGLLRGQIRALLRAGGGRSLRIMFPMISEVAEFDAAKSIVERELTYLRQHGHSLPERIDIGTMLEVPALLYQLDELLKKVDFISVGSNDLFQFLFAVDRGNAKVSERFDTLSAPILRVLREIVQKAKLAKKSSSLCGEMASKPIGALALIALGYRSLSLSATAHGPVKAMILDLDAKKAEAAMSAMLDAPSGSVSIRQKLTEFAEAEGLAL; the protein is encoded by the coding sequence ATGCGAAGCGCGTCGGGAGGCCCCCGCGTCCTGTTGAGACGGCTTCGCGAAACCATGGCGGAGCAGGTCAGCGCGCAGGAGCGTCTGGACAAGATCGTGGTGCTGATCGCTGCCAACATGGTGGCGGAGGTGTGCTCGGTCTACGTCCTGCGCGTCGACAATACGCTCGAACTCTACGCCACCGAAGGTCTCAACCGTGACGCCGTGCACCGCACCGTGCTGAGCGCGCATGAAGGCCTGGTTGGCCTCGTCGCCAGCGAAGCCACGCCGCTCAACCTCAACGACGCCCAGAGCCATCCGGCCTTCTCGTTCCGCCCGGAAACCGGCGAAGAAATCTATCACTCCTTCCTCGGCGTGCCGATCCTGCGCGCCGGCAACACGCTCGGCGTCCTGGTGGTGCAGAACCGCGCCAAGCGCACTTATGTCGAGGAAGAGGTCGAGGCCCTCCAGACCACGGCGATGGTGCTGGCGGAGATGATCGCCTCCGGCGAATTGTCATCGCTGGCCCAGCCTGGCGCCGAGCCCGCCGCACGGCACTCGCTGCACAAGGTGGGCGCGATCCTGTCCGACGGCATTGCGCTCGGCCATGTCGTGCTGCACGAGCCGCGCGTCGTCATCACCAATTACATTGCCGAGGACCTGCCGAAGGAAGTCAAGCGGCTCGATGCGGCACTGGCCAAGCTGCGCGCCGACCTCGACCGCATGCTGGAACGCGGCGACGTCGCCGACGGCGGCGAGCACCGCGACGTGCTCGAAGCCTACCGGATGTTCGCCAACGATCACGGCTGGTCGCACAAGCTGCATGAGGCCGTCGCCACCGGCCTCACGGCCGAAGCCGCGGTCGAGCGCGTGCAGTCGGATACCCGCGCGCGCATGCTGCGTTCGACCGATCCCTACTTGCGCGACCGGCTGCACGACCTCGAGGACCTTGGTCACCGCCTGATGCGGCAACTGGTCGGACAGGATCACGCGCCGTCGCGCGAGCAATTACCCGATAATGCCATCCTGATCGCGCGCGCGATGGGGCCGGCAGCACTACTCGATTACGATCGCAAGCGCCTGCGCGGCCTGGTGCTGGAGGAAGGCACCGCCAACTCGCACGTTTCGATCGTGGCCCGCGCGCTCGGCATTCCGGCGGTCGGCGAAGTGCCGAATGCACCCGGCATTGCCGATCCTGGCGACGCCATCATCGTCGATGGCACATCAGGCTCGATCTATGTCCGCCCTTCGGCGGAGATCGAAGCGGCCTATGCCGAGCGGGTACGGTTTCGTGCCCGCCGGCAGGCGCAATACTCGGCGCTGCGCGACAAGCCCTGCGTCACCAAGGACGGCCAGCCGGTCGAACTCCTGATCAATGCCGGGCTGGCGATCGACCTGCCACATATCGACGACACCGGTTCGGCCGGCATCGGCCTGTTCCGCACCGAGTTGCAGTTCATGGTTGGCCAGAGCCTGCCCCGCACCAGTGACCAGCTCGCACTGTACCGCACCGTGCTCGATGCCGCAGGCTCCAAGCCGGTGACATTCCGTACACTGGACATCGGCGGCGACAAGGCGCTGCCTTATATGGAGAGCGTGATCGAGGAAAATCCGGCGCTCGGCTGGCGCGCAATCCGGCTCGGTCTCGACCGGCCCGGCCTGCTGCGTGGACAGATTCGCGCGCTGCTGCGCGCCGGCGGCGGCAGAAGCCTGCGCATCATGTTTCCGATGATCTCGGAAGTTGCCGAATTCGATGCCGCCAAGAGCATCGTCGAGCGCGAATTGACGTATCTGCGCCAGCACGGGCACTCGCTGCCCGAACGGATCGATATCGGCACCATGCTGGAAGTGCCTGCCTTGCTCTATCAGCTCGACGAGCTCCTGAAGAAGGTCGACTTCATCTCGGTGGGGTCGAACGACCTGTTTCAATTTCTGTTCGCGGTCGACCGCGGCAACGCCAAGGTTTCCGAGCGATTCGACACCTTGTCGGCGCCGATCCTGCGGGTGCTGCGCGAGATCGTGCAAAAGGCAAAGCTCGCCAAGAAGTCTTCCTCCCTCTGCGGCGAAATGGCGTCAAAGCCGATCGGCGCGCTGGCGCTGATTGCGCTTGGCTATCGCTCGCTGTCGCTGTCGGCAACCGCGCACGGCCCGGTCAAGGCGATGATCCTGGACCTCGACGCCAAAAAGGCCGAAGCCGCCATGAGCGCGATGCTCGATGCGCCATCCGGCAGCGTTTCGATTCGTCAGAAGCTGACTGAATTTGCCGAGGCCGAAGGGCTGGCGTTGTAG
- a CDS encoding aspartate kinase, with protein MGRLVMKFGGTSVANIERIRNVARHVKREVDAGHDVAVVVSAMSGKTNELVDWCREASPMHDAREYDAVVASGEQVTAGLLAIALQAIGIQARSWQGWQLPIKTSDAHASARILDIDGSELLHRFKERKEVAVIAGFQGINPQTNRITTLGRGGSDTSAVAVAAAIRADRCDIYTDVDGVYTTDPRVVPKARRLDRIAFEDMLELASLGAKVLQVRSVELGMVHNMPIFVRSSFDKPEDIDPHANQPPGTLICSEEQIMESHVVTGIAFSKDEAQISIRQIEDKPGVAASIFGPLAGANINVDMIVQNVSEDGKTTDLTFTVPASDYTRARDTITAAKAKIGYARLDSATDVAKVSVIGSGMRSHAGVAATAFAALAARNINIRAITTSEIKFSVLIDTAYTELAVRTLHTLYGLDQV; from the coding sequence ATGGGTCGCCTCGTGATGAAATTCGGCGGCACATCGGTCGCCAACATCGAACGCATCCGCAACGTCGCACGTCACGTCAAGCGCGAGGTCGACGCCGGTCATGACGTTGCCGTCGTCGTCTCGGCGATGTCCGGCAAGACCAATGAGCTGGTGGATTGGTGCCGCGAAGCGTCGCCCATGCACGATGCGCGCGAATATGACGCGGTGGTGGCCTCCGGCGAACAGGTGACCGCGGGGCTGCTGGCGATTGCATTGCAGGCGATCGGCATCCAGGCACGTTCTTGGCAGGGCTGGCAGCTCCCGATCAAGACCAGCGACGCCCACGCCTCGGCGCGAATTCTCGACATCGACGGCAGCGAGCTGCTCCATCGTTTTAAGGAGCGCAAGGAGGTCGCCGTCATCGCCGGCTTCCAGGGCATCAACCCGCAGACCAACCGGATCACGACGCTCGGGCGCGGCGGCTCCGACACGTCGGCGGTAGCCGTTGCGGCTGCCATTCGGGCCGACCGCTGCGACATCTATACGGACGTCGATGGCGTCTACACGACCGATCCGCGGGTGGTTCCGAAAGCCCGCCGGCTCGACCGGATCGCTTTCGAGGACATGCTCGAACTGGCTTCGCTGGGCGCCAAGGTGCTTCAAGTCCGTTCGGTGGAACTCGGCATGGTGCACAACATGCCGATCTTCGTTCGCTCCAGTTTCGACAAGCCGGAAGATATCGACCCCCACGCCAACCAGCCGCCGGGCACGCTGATCTGCAGCGAGGAACAAATCATGGAAAGCCACGTCGTCACCGGTATCGCCTTTTCCAAGGACGAGGCCCAGATTTCCATCCGCCAAATCGAGGACAAGCCGGGCGTTGCGGCCTCGATCTTCGGTCCGCTGGCGGGCGCCAACATCAATGTCGACATGATCGTGCAGAACGTCTCCGAGGACGGCAAGACCACCGACCTCACCTTCACGGTGCCGGCTTCCGACTATACGCGCGCCCGTGACACCATCACGGCTGCCAAGGCCAAGATCGGCTATGCCCGGCTCGACAGCGCCACCGACGTCGCCAAGGTCTCGGTGATCGGCAGCGGCATGCGCAGCCACGCCGGAGTCGCCGCCACGGCGTTCGCGGCGCTTGCCGCGCGCAACATCAACATTCGCGCCATCACCACCTCGGAAATCAAGTTTTCGGTGCTGATCGACACCGCCTATACCGAACTCGCCGTGCGCACGCTGCACACGCTCTACGGCCTCGATCAAGTTTAG
- a CDS encoding PH domain-containing protein, protein MGRYIDEILQPGEKVLYSTNAHWIFYLPAILAWVVVLALAAASVAVPPMAVLGLPAAAVIAVVALYFTIKGWFHRFTTETDVTDRRVVHKTGFINRHTFEIALDKIASVEVDQSIPGRLLNYGNVSIVGMGEVPPQVIKTIASPLAFRSAITAH, encoded by the coding sequence ATGGGGCGTTACATCGACGAGATCCTGCAGCCGGGCGAAAAAGTGCTGTATTCGACCAATGCGCACTGGATCTTCTACCTGCCGGCAATCTTGGCTTGGGTCGTGGTGCTGGCGCTTGCCGCCGCCTCTGTCGCTGTCCCGCCGATGGCCGTGCTGGGCCTGCCCGCGGCCGCGGTGATCGCCGTTGTGGCGCTCTATTTCACGATCAAAGGCTGGTTCCACCGGTTCACCACCGAGACCGATGTCACCGATCGGCGGGTGGTTCACAAGACCGGCTTCATCAATCGCCACACCTTCGAGATCGCGCTCGACAAGATCGCAAGCGTCGAAGTGGACCAGAGTATTCCGGGCCGTCTGCTCAACTACGGCAATGTCTCCATCGTGGGGATGGGAGAAGTGCCGCCGCAGGTAATCAAAACGATCGCCTCGCCCCTGGCGTTTCGCAGCGCCATCACCGCGCACTAG
- the ubiG gene encoding bifunctional 2-polyprenyl-6-hydroxyphenol methylase/3-demethylubiquinol 3-O-methyltransferase UbiG has translation MAMQSTPPASAAASTVDPAEIAKFSKLSEQWWDPKGKMAPLHKINPLRLTYIRDAACRKFDRNIRSLNCLSGLRVLDIGCGAGLLCEPLTRLGAQVIGVDPSASNIAAARLHADRGHLSIDYRCTTVEEMDVRERFDIVLAMEVVEHVSDVGMFIGRCAAMLKPGGLMVVSTLNRNWKSFALAIVGAEYVLRWLPRGTHQWEKFVTPDELARHLLDNRLTIAEQTGVVYSPFADRWGLSSDMDVNYMVIAEGMI, from the coding sequence ATGGCCATGCAATCCACCCCCCCTGCCTCCGCCGCCGCATCGACCGTCGATCCGGCCGAGATTGCAAAATTCTCGAAATTGTCCGAGCAGTGGTGGGATCCCAAGGGCAAGATGGCCCCGCTGCACAAGATCAATCCGTTGCGCCTGACCTATATTCGCGACGCTGCGTGCCGCAAGTTCGACCGCAACATCAGAAGCCTGAATTGTCTTTCGGGCCTGCGCGTCCTCGACATCGGATGCGGTGCGGGGCTGTTGTGCGAGCCGCTGACGCGATTAGGGGCGCAAGTGATCGGTGTCGATCCGTCGGCCAGCAATATCGCGGCCGCCAGGCTGCATGCCGATCGCGGCCATCTGTCGATCGATTATCGCTGCACGACGGTCGAAGAGATGGACGTGCGGGAGCGCTTTGACATCGTGCTGGCGATGGAAGTGGTCGAGCATGTCAGCGACGTCGGCATGTTCATTGGCCGTTGTGCGGCGATGCTCAAGCCCGGCGGGCTGATGGTGGTCTCCACGCTCAACCGCAACTGGAAGAGCTTTGCACTCGCCATCGTCGGCGCGGAATATGTCCTGCGCTGGCTGCCGCGCGGCACCCATCAATGGGAAAAATTCGTCACCCCCGACGAACTTGCACGTCACCTTCTCGATAACCGGCTAACCATCGCCGAGCAGACTGGCGTAGTCTACAGCCCCTTCGCCGATCGCTGGGGTTTGTCGTCCGACATGGACGTGAACTACATGGTGATTGCGGAAGGCATGATTTGA
- a CDS encoding DMT family transporter — translation MFTAASLWIPFTVVAAAGQVARNAMQRQLTGPLGTWGATNIRFLFGFPFAVLFFAGVLAFTGDAMPSPTPAFWPWLLLGALCQIVATGLMLVAMNDRSFVVTTAYLKTEAIQTAIFGFVFLGDHLTTLKVIAILIATIGVVVTALRPGGEKGFADWRPTVIGLVSAAAFALSANGYRGAIITIGGASFVTAATYTLVFGLFVQTLILTIYLLARAPKVLSDILRLWKPSLLAGFMGAFASQFWFLAFALTAAANVRTLALVEVLFAQAVAYYSFKQPLSPRELFGIALIVVGVGLLVAA, via the coding sequence ATGTTCACCGCAGCTTCGCTCTGGATTCCCTTTACCGTTGTCGCCGCGGCCGGTCAGGTCGCGCGCAACGCCATGCAGCGGCAATTGACCGGGCCGCTCGGCACTTGGGGCGCCACCAATATCCGCTTTCTGTTCGGCTTTCCGTTCGCCGTCCTGTTCTTTGCCGGCGTGCTGGCTTTCACGGGCGATGCCATGCCGTCGCCAACGCCGGCGTTCTGGCCGTGGCTTCTGCTCGGTGCACTCTGCCAGATCGTCGCGACCGGGCTGATGCTGGTTGCGATGAACGATCGCTCGTTCGTGGTGACAACGGCCTATCTCAAGACCGAGGCGATCCAGACCGCGATCTTCGGCTTTGTTTTTCTCGGCGATCATCTGACCACCCTGAAGGTGATTGCGATCCTGATCGCCACGATCGGCGTCGTCGTCACGGCGCTGCGGCCAGGCGGTGAAAAGGGATTTGCGGACTGGCGGCCGACCGTGATCGGTCTGGTGTCGGCGGCTGCTTTCGCACTTTCGGCCAACGGATATCGCGGCGCCATCATCACGATCGGGGGCGCCTCGTTCGTGACGGCGGCGACTTATACGCTGGTGTTCGGCCTGTTCGTGCAGACACTGATCCTGACGATCTATCTGTTGGCGCGCGCCCCGAAGGTGCTCAGCGATATTCTCCGGCTGTGGAAACCCTCGCTGCTCGCGGGCTTCATGGGCGCATTCGCCTCGCAATTCTGGTTCCTGGCGTTCGCGCTGACCGCGGCCGCCAATGTGCGCACGCTGGCGCTGGTCGAGGTGCTGTTTGCGCAGGCCGTGGCGTATTATTCGTTCAAGCAGCCGCTTTCGCCGCGCGAACTGTTTGGCATCGCGCTGATCGTGGTCGGGGTCGGGCTGCTCGTGGCCGCCTAA
- a CDS encoding EamA family transporter — MNPEAFSSWQIWAVLSAVFAALTAIFAKVGVEGINSDLATLIRTAIVLITLSLILFATGQLTSPGQVSPKSWLFLVLSALGTGASWLCYFRALKLGPATLVAPIDKLSVVLVALFGVVFLGERPSPQGWIGIALIAGGAVLIAFKG, encoded by the coding sequence ATGAATCCGGAAGCCTTTTCATCCTGGCAAATCTGGGCTGTGCTGTCGGCGGTATTTGCGGCACTGACAGCGATTTTCGCCAAGGTCGGCGTCGAGGGCATCAACTCCGATCTCGCCACCCTGATCCGCACCGCCATCGTTCTGATCACCCTGTCGCTCATTCTGTTTGCGACCGGGCAACTCACGAGCCCTGGCCAGGTCTCGCCGAAAAGCTGGCTCTTTCTGGTGCTGTCCGCGCTCGGCACCGGCGCCTCGTGGCTTTGTTACTTTCGAGCGTTGAAACTCGGCCCCGCCACGCTGGTTGCGCCGATCGACAAGCTCAGCGTCGTGCTGGTCGCACTGTTCGGCGTGGTGTTTCTCGGCGAGCGCCCCTCGCCTCAGGGGTGGATCGGGATTGCACTGATTGCCGGCGGCGCCGTGCTGATTGCCTTCAAGGGCTAA
- a CDS encoding DUF1178 family protein: protein MIHYNLRCKKGHAFESWFQSSSAYEQQERRKLVNCPVCGSSDVERAIMAPQIVSKKGRDTAPAESVPAASPAPATEVIPPSPSTPLLMTQERELRAKLKELRDHIVSNADNVGERFPNEARKMHYGDIEHRPIYGEASPDEARALIDEGVEVMPLPTLPDDRN, encoded by the coding sequence ATGATCCATTACAATTTGCGCTGCAAGAAGGGCCATGCTTTCGAAAGCTGGTTCCAAAGTTCGTCTGCTTACGAACAGCAGGAGCGGCGCAAGCTGGTGAATTGCCCGGTGTGCGGTTCGAGCGACGTCGAACGGGCCATCATGGCCCCGCAAATCGTGAGCAAGAAGGGCCGCGACACGGCACCTGCCGAGTCAGTACCCGCGGCGTCGCCGGCACCGGCCACTGAGGTGATCCCGCCTTCCCCGTCGACGCCGCTGTTGATGACGCAGGAGCGCGAGCTGCGCGCCAAGCTCAAGGAATTGCGCGACCACATCGTCAGCAATGCCGACAATGTCGGCGAGCGATTTCCGAACGAAGCCCGCAAGATGCATTATGGCGATATCGAGCATCGCCCGATCTACGGTGAGGCGTCGCCGGATGAAGCGCGCGCGCTGATCGACGAGGGCGTCGAGGTCATGCCGCTTCCGACGCTACCGGACGACCGGAACTAG